The Candidatus Synechococcus calcipolaris G9 nucleotide sequence CGATCAAGTCTAGAACACCCTTAAGGGTTGGATTTCCATTGGCGTAGTCCCAGGGGCGATAGCCAGAGTGATAGAGATTTTGCACCTCCTCGGCATTGAGACCAAAGAGGAAAAAGTTTTCTGGGCGCACCTCCTCCCGGATTTCCACATTTGCCCCATCCAGGGTACCAATGGTTAGGGAGCCATTCAGGGAAAATTTCATATTCCCCGTTCCGGAGGCCTCGAATCCGGCGGTGGAAATTTGTTCTGACAGATCAGCGGCAGGATAGACCCGTTGGCCAAAGGTAACATTGTAATCCGGTAAGAAAATTACCTTGAGGCGATCGGCCATGGCTGGATCTCGATTCACCACATCAGCCACGGAATTAATCAGCTTAATGATCAGCTTGGCCATAAAGTAGCCCGGTGCCGCCTTGCCCCCAAAAATAAAGGTGCGGGGTTGAATATCCAAGTTGGGATTTTCTTTCAGCCGTTGATACAAAGTAATAATATGCAGCACATTGAGATGCTGCCGCTTATACTCATGGATCCGTTTTACCTGAATATCAAAGAGGGAATCGGGATTGACCGTTACCCCCATTTTTTGTTTGATATAGGCCGCCAAGGTCTGTTTCCGATCCAACTTCATGGCGTGCCAGGCATCTTGGAAGCCCGTATCCGTTGCCCCAGATTCCAGTTGATGGAGCTGATCGAGATCCTTAATCCAGCCTTCACCAATGCGATCGCTCAGGAGTTTCGTTAAGGGTGGATTGCTCAAGACCATCCAACGTCGGGGCGTAACCCCATTGGTCTTATTGGTAAATTTTTCCGGGTAGATTTGGTAAAAGTCCTTGAGAACCGTTTGCTTCAGCAGTTCTGTATGGAGGGCGGCAACCCCATTAATGGCATGGCTGCCCACACAGGCCAGGTTTGCCATGCGGACATAGCGTGCCCCGGACTCATCAATAATCGAGAGTCGGGCCAGGGGTTCAGAGTCGCCTGGGTAGCAAAGGCGCACCTGATCCAGGAACCGCTGATTAATTTCATAGATGATTTCTAAATGGCGCGGCAGCAGAGAGCCAAATAGCTCTAGGGGCCATTTTTCTAGAGCCTCCGGCAACAGGGTGTGGTTAGTGTAGGCAAAGGTTTTTTGGGTAATGTCCCAGGCCGTATCCCAATCGACGTAATGTTTGTCCACCAAGAGACGCATGAGTTCGGCCACGGCAATGGCGGGATGGGTATCGTTGAGTTGAACCACAAATTTCTCATGGAACTTGCGGAGGTCTGTTTCCTTTTGCAGGTACAGCCGGATCATGTCCTGGAGGGAACAGGAGCAGAAAAAGTATTGCTGGGAGAGGCGGAGTTCTTTCCCCTGACTTGGCTCATCGTTGGGATAGAGTACCTTGGTGATGTTTTCCGAGGACATCTTTTCGTGGACGGCACCGTAGTAGTTGCCCGTATTGAAGGCCTGAAAATCAAAGGACTCGATCGCCTCGGCCCGCCAGAGTCGCAGCATATTTGCCGTATTCACCTTGTAGCCCAAAATGGGGGTGTCATAGGCAATGCCCTGAACGACCCGATGGGGTTCCCACTGTACCCGCAGCCGCCCTTGGTCATCGGTGTAGGTGTAGGTATGACCGCCAAACTTCACGGGCATCGAGATTTCCGGCCGGACAATTTCCCAGGGGTTGCCGTAGCGAAGCCATTTATCGGTGATCTCCACCTGCCAGCCATCCCGGATTTCTTGATCAAAAATGCCAAACTCGTAGCGAATACCATAGCCGATCGCCGGGATTTCTAAACTCGCCAGGGAGTCCAGATAACAGGCGGCTAATCGTCCGAGGCCGCCATTGCCCAGACCCGGTTCTTCTTCTTTACCCAGTAATTCTTGCAGGTCTAACCCCAATTCAGAAATGGCCTGATTCACCTGTTCGTAAAGACCCAAATTAATCAGGTTATTGCCAAGATGGGGGCCCATTAAAAATTCGGCAGAGAGATAGCAAACGGTGCGGCTTTCCTGATCTCGATAGGTTTGGGCCGTATGCAGCCAACGGTGTAGCAGGCGATCGCGAATGGTAAACGATAATGCTAAATAATAATCATTGAGGGTTGCAACCTCTGGAAACCGTCCCTGAAGGTAGAACAGGTTATCCATGAAGGCGCGTTTGAGGGTTTCAACACTGACACCGGTACGATCATCTTCAACGGCAACCGTTGGGCAACCGGGCGGGATTAACGTGGCCATAACCATGATCCTCTAGTGATTCGCTGGATGCGTGGGCCACTGCAAAAACAGGGCCAACACTATCCCTGTTCTACCTTGATTTCGTCCTGAAACGCCTAGAACTATAGAAAGTTTTTAGCTTAGATCGTCACTTAGATCTTTACCTAGGGATTCAAGAGATATTCAAGGGTTGCGAATACAGGAAGGGGATTACGGATTAATGCCAGATACGGCTGCCTGGGTGTCCCGATGTTCACTGTCGGCTACGGGGCGATCGGATAATGTGTGCTTAAAACCTTCTTGGGCATTAGGTCGGAGCCGCAACCATTGGGCATAGGGTTCTGGCTTTACTAGGGTCACGGTAGTCGATGATGCTCCTACGGACTGAGATTCTGCCCGACCAACTTGACTGTAAACCCCTTCAAGGATTGTGAGACTGATGACTGTGCCTAGACACAAATAGACGAGAAAACCTGACTTAAAAAAACCTAACCCAAGGTGAGACAAGAGCATGGCTCCTCACCTCCTTCTTTGTTGCAATTTAATAGAATGTCAAACTGTTGCAATGTAGTAGAACGTCAAACAATTCTAGGGCTGAACCTGAAATTCCCCCGTCATGGGCCCCACTGGTGTGCCGTTGGGCAGGGGTAAGATAAACTCCCGTTTCATTCCTGCCAGCATATTTTCCCCGGCGATCGCCTGGAGTTGTTCCGGGCTAAATTGAAGGATTTCACCATTTTCACCCTGCACCGCCAAAGACACCCGCCCCATAATTTGATGACGGTTCCCACGATTGATCAATGTCACCTTGAGTTGGGTTCCACCCCTGGGATTTGCCACCGCAACGAGGGAATCAAGGCCCACATCCGCCTGGGCATTGCGAGGAGTGATGTAGACAGAACCCACATATTCAAACAGGGTTTTGATAATGACATTACGCCCCCCCTGTTGGGTTTCTATTTGCCCTAGGTTAATGGGTAATTGTTCGGCAACAATGCGATAGGTAAGTTCTTGGGGCGGATTGGGATCCCCTAACCAAGTGACCCGTACCCGTTGCCGCTCCCCAGGGTTCAAGAGAATTTGGGGTGGGTAAACAATAAATTCATCGTCGGCATTGGGATTGGTTTCTGTGCCATCTGGGGCAATGATTCGCTTCACCATGTGGATTTCTACTGCCACCGGTTGGGTTCCACTACTGACCACCTCAAAGGATTGGGTCGTGCCCCGGCCCACGGGTGCAAATGTTGTTTGCATCGGTGCTAAATGAAAGGCAGCCCCCGCTAAAACCCCCTCAATTCCCGTAAACATTAAGCCTGTAATCAAACCAGCGAGACTGCCAGCCCTTAACACAGCCCCTAAAACCGTTGTCATGATCCTATCCTCCAAGACGTTGAGATAGGCCCGGACAAAAGATCCCTCCTTATCAGAGTTTCCATTGCCCGGGGAGAGATGAAGTCAATCCCTATCTCACAAACTATCCATGCTCCTGATTCAACGGAAGAGCGACTATTTAGCCGTCAACCGGAAGGTCAGGGTATCGGTATAATCACCGGCAGGACGACCGGCAACCGCACTATCGGCAATGGTCACATCCACAGCCCGGTCAACCCCAGCACTGGTGGCAGCATCTGCATTGAAAGCACTGTCTTCCAACGGAGTGCTGACAAAGGTATCCGCCGTACCCCAACTGCCCGCATTGATGCTAGTCGTGCTGTTATAACGCAAGCCATAGGGCATGGTATGTTCTGTGGCACCCAGCTTAAAAACACCACCATTCAAGGACTTAACTTGAACTGTGAAACCATCCGCCGCATTAGACTTGACATTAACCGTACCAATGGCTTGGTTGGTAACACCGGTATACCCATTAGTCAATGAAATTGTCCCATTGGAAACAGAGAAAGAGATTTGGTTCAACAGTGGATTTTCAACAGTAATTTGATCTCCACCGGTGTCCGCAGGGCTGGTATCTGCCAACACTTTGGGCGTTAAGGATAACGCAGCTAGAATAGCAACTGGAACCAAAAATTTGCTTGTATGCCGTACTAACATTTGATTTTCCCCCTTGTGTGAGCTAAGGAATTGACAAGACCACCATTATTTTGCGTCGCGGGGTGGTACCGTGCCTCTCACAGGAGGTAGGGAATTAAGTCAAGAACCAGAAGTCACGTTGTTTATCTAACCTTTATCTAACGGTGATTTGCTGTTTGGCTCTTCTCTACCTACATTTCTATCATCCCTCTAGAAACTGGGAGTGACTAGCGTATTTCTACCCAAAAATAATTGTTGCGTTTTGTAACACCCCCGTAGAAATCCCGATCCCTATTTCCCTAACGCGGTTCCCTGAATTCTGGCAAAATGGGGTCAAGTCTCGACCATAGTGAAAACTAAGGACTTTTTGCATGACCGTTCCCCGCACAATCTGCCTAGGCTTTCTCACCGTGATTGCGATCGGGACAGTGCTGTTGATGTTGCCCTTCGCCACCAGTAGTGGGGAGTGGAACCAATTCATTGTCGCCCTATTCACTGCCACGTCGGCGGTCTGTGTTACGGGCCATATTGTGGTGGATACGGCCACCTATTTTTCACCCCTAGGGCAAGTCATTATCTTGCTCCTGATTCAAGTGGGGGGACTGGGCTATATGACCGCCAACACCTTTCTCATTATCTTGCTAGGGAGAAAATTTAATCTACGGGAAAAAATTGCCATTCAACAGGCCCTCGATCGCCAGGGCATCCAAGGGGCAAGGCAATTAGTACGCTCCATTTTCGGCTTAACCCTACTCTTTGAAATCACTGGCATTATTGTGCTTTGGTTTGTTTTCCAGGGACAGTTCAGCCCCCAACAGAGCCTCTGGTTTGCCCTTTTTCATAGTATTAGTGCCTGGAATAATGCCGGATTTAGTTTATTTAGTGACAACCTAATCGGGTTTCAAATGTCTGTCCCATTAAACTTCATGATCTCTGCCCTAATTATTTTTGGTGGCATTGGCTATGAGGTAATCTTTGAATTTTATACCTGGATGAGGGAATGCCTGAAACTATGGGCGAATCCTGGTCGTCTAGCTCGAAAGGCCGCTTTAATGAACTTTAGCCTGAACTTTAAGATTGTGACGAGTACCACCGCCGTCCTTTTGATTTTAGGAACCGTTGCCTTCTTTTTTACGGAAACGCGATCGCCCCAGGAATTTGATATTTTTTCAACCAGTCAACAAATCCTTTTAGCTTGGTTTCAGTCCGTAACCGCTCGTACCGCCGGGTTCAATACCATTGATATTGGCTCAATGGCCAATGGAGCATTAGTGATTACCATTGCCCTGATGTTCATTGGTGGGAGTCCAGGGGGAACTGCCGGTGGCATTAAAACAACAACCCTGCGGATTTTAACGGGAATTACCAAATCGACCCTCCGCGGCAAAGAGAATGTCCTTCTCTACGAGCGTCAAGTTCCAACCTCCCTGATTCTCAAGGCGGTGGCTGTTACCGTAGGCTCCTTTTTTATGGTGATTTTATCGACGACATTTATCGCCATTTCAGAGCCAGATATTGATTTTATTAAGATTTTATTTGAGGTGGTTTCCGCCTTTGCTACGGTCGGTCTTTCCACAGGAATTACGGCAAGTTTAAGCATCATTTCTAAGGTGTTGCTAATTATTACCATGTTTGTCGGCCGGGTAGGGGTACTGCTATTGATGGGGGCAGTTATTGGCGATCCGCGGCCCACCTCTGTCCATTACCCAGAAGAAAATCTGTTGGTGGGCTAATTGATCCCTTGCTCCTATTGTCCCGCCCTCGAAGGTTGCCAAACCCAGGGTGATTCTTTAATTGACGGCTAAATTGAGCGGCGACTAGTATCCTCAGCATCCCCACTAATATCTCTCGTCCGTTCGCTCCAACGTGTTATTAAAGTGCGTTTTGGCGGCAAACTGACGACTTTTCTTCCATCTTCTGACTGCCTTTTTTGCCAGTCTGCAAACATGGCATCTAAGTCGTAATTAAAAGACTTGGCATGTTCTTCACGAATCTTATGAATTTCATCTAGGATCTCGTCTTGCCCCATCGCTCAATCTCCTAATAATTCGTAGGGAGTGCAAATTACAGGTAGTTGGTATCCAAGATCAAAACTGATTTCTTCAAGTTTCCTTTGAATCTGGGCGTTTGCAATATGCTTACAATTCCAGGTTAGCAGGTAATCCAAGCCGTGGACGGTGGCAGCAGCAATGTGAACCGCATCGTCAGAAGCCTTAGGCGGAAGGTTGCTACGGGAAAGAAAATGGGCTGCTAAACTTTGCACAGCTTGATTGAGTTCAACTAAGGGGACTTCACTGAGAATTTCCAGCCGATTAGCCGCAATCTCAGGATCTCCCCGTGCCACCTCATCCAGGACAATTTTTGAGATATAAAGTGTGAAAACACTCCGACGAGACTGCCACCACTCCTTTGTAATTTCTATATTTGCTGCCAGAATCAGGTTTTTGGTTGATCTAGCTGTGAGATAGCCCAGAATACTGGTTTCGATATAAACAGTTTCATTCATATGCGGAGTATTATTTTTTGCCCTTGAAATTTAGCTAACTGAATCAATTACCTGACGAATGATTTCATAGGCTGATTCCAGTTGTGCTGGGGTTATACAGTAGGGAGGCATTAGATAAATGGTGTTTCCGAGGGGGCGAATCAAAAAACCGGCCTCTAAAAAACATTGCCGTAGGCGTGGCCCCAGGGCATCAAAATAATCTCCCCCTCCCTGGGTTTGAATCTCCATGGCAGCGATCGTGCCACAGGTGCGTTGTTGGTGAACCAGGGGATGATCTCCGAGCCATTTCCCCATGAATTGCCAATGGAGGGTTTCTAGTCGTTGATAAACCTGGGGTTCTTGCTCCAATAACTCTAGGGATGTGACCCCCACAGCACAGGCCAGGGGATTGCCGGTATAGGAATGGCTATGGAAAAAGGCCTGACTGAGATCATCTTTATAAAAGGCTTGATAAATGTCTTCTGTTGCTAAGGTGACGGCTAAGGGTAAACATCCCCCCG carries:
- a CDS encoding glycogen/starch/alpha-glucan phosphorylase; this encodes MATLIPPGCPTVAVEDDRTGVSVETLKRAFMDNLFYLQGRFPEVATLNDYYLALSFTIRDRLLHRWLHTAQTYRDQESRTVCYLSAEFLMGPHLGNNLINLGLYEQVNQAISELGLDLQELLGKEEEPGLGNGGLGRLAACYLDSLASLEIPAIGYGIRYEFGIFDQEIRDGWQVEITDKWLRYGNPWEIVRPEISMPVKFGGHTYTYTDDQGRLRVQWEPHRVVQGIAYDTPILGYKVNTANMLRLWRAEAIESFDFQAFNTGNYYGAVHEKMSSENITKVLYPNDEPSQGKELRLSQQYFFCSCSLQDMIRLYLQKETDLRKFHEKFVVQLNDTHPAIAVAELMRLLVDKHYVDWDTAWDITQKTFAYTNHTLLPEALEKWPLELFGSLLPRHLEIIYEINQRFLDQVRLCYPGDSEPLARLSIIDESGARYVRMANLACVGSHAINGVAALHTELLKQTVLKDFYQIYPEKFTNKTNGVTPRRWMVLSNPPLTKLLSDRIGEGWIKDLDQLHQLESGATDTGFQDAWHAMKLDRKQTLAAYIKQKMGVTVNPDSLFDIQVKRIHEYKRQHLNVLHIITLYQRLKENPNLDIQPRTFIFGGKAAPGYFMAKLIIKLINSVADVVNRDPAMADRLKVIFLPDYNVTFGQRVYPAADLSEQISTAGFEASGTGNMKFSLNGSLTIGTLDGANVEIREEVRPENFFLFGLNAEEVQNLYHSGYRPWDYANGNPTLKGVLDLIGCGHFSHGDGQLFKPLLDNLWQSDRYCLMADYQSYIDCQDQAGQAYQNHRQWLKMSILNVARMGKFSSDRSIRDYCRDIWHVEPVSIDLPTTSYLSNES
- a CDS encoding fimbria/pilus periplasmic chaperone; protein product: MTTVLGAVLRAGSLAGLITGLMFTGIEGVLAGAAFHLAPMQTTFAPVGRGTTQSFEVVSSGTQPVAVEIHMVKRIIAPDGTETNPNADDEFIVYPPQILLNPGERQRVRVTWLGDPNPPQELTYRIVAEQLPINLGQIETQQGGRNVIIKTLFEYVGSVYITPRNAQADVGLDSLVAVANPRGGTQLKVTLINRGNRHQIMGRVSLAVQGENGEILQFSPEQLQAIAGENMLAGMKREFILPLPNGTPVGPMTGEFQVQP
- a CDS encoding TrkH family potassium uptake protein, whose amino-acid sequence is MTVPRTICLGFLTVIAIGTVLLMLPFATSSGEWNQFIVALFTATSAVCVTGHIVVDTATYFSPLGQVIILLLIQVGGLGYMTANTFLIILLGRKFNLREKIAIQQALDRQGIQGARQLVRSIFGLTLLFEITGIIVLWFVFQGQFSPQQSLWFALFHSISAWNNAGFSLFSDNLIGFQMSVPLNFMISALIIFGGIGYEVIFEFYTWMRECLKLWANPGRLARKAALMNFSLNFKIVTSTTAVLLILGTVAFFFTETRSPQEFDIFSTSQQILLAWFQSVTARTAGFNTIDIGSMANGALVITIALMFIGGSPGGTAGGIKTTTLRILTGITKSTLRGKENVLLYERQVPTSLILKAVAVTVGSFFMVILSTTFIAISEPDIDFIKILFEVVSAFATVGLSTGITASLSIISKVLLIITMFVGRVGVLLLMGAVIGDPRPTSVHYPEENLLVG
- a CDS encoding type II toxin-antitoxin system VapC family toxin: MNETVYIETSILGYLTARSTKNLILAANIEITKEWWQSRRSVFTLYISKIVLDEVARGDPEIAANRLEILSEVPLVELNQAVQSLAAHFLSRSNLPPKASDDAVHIAAATVHGLDYLLTWNCKHIANAQIQRKLEEISFDLGYQLPVICTPYELLGD